Proteins encoded by one window of Micromonospora coxensis:
- the mnhG gene encoding monovalent cation/H(+) antiporter subunit G has protein sequence MSAGAVLDWLGAAALVAGALLSLAAGIGVLRFPDVLDRMHAATKPQVLGVLLLLVGLALRLRTPTDLGMILLVGIFQLATAPVAAQMIGRAAYRSGRVDRDLLDVDELADRGR, from the coding sequence GTGAGCGCGGGCGCCGTCCTCGACTGGCTCGGCGCGGCGGCCCTGGTGGCGGGCGCCCTGCTCAGCCTCGCCGCCGGCATCGGGGTGCTGCGCTTCCCGGACGTGCTGGACCGGATGCACGCGGCCACCAAACCGCAGGTGCTCGGCGTGCTGCTGCTGCTGGTCGGGCTGGCGTTGCGGCTGCGTACCCCGACCGACCTGGGCATGATCCTGCTGGTGGGGATCTTCCAGCTGGCCACCGCGCCGGTCGCCGCGCAGATGATCGGCCGGGCCGCCTACCGGTCCGGCCGGGTCGACCGGGACCTGCTCGACGTCGACGAGCTGGCGGACCGGGGCAGATAG
- a CDS encoding hemolysin family protein encodes MLIVVGLVLIIVLTAATGYFVAQEFGYVAVDRGKLKQRADDGDPASARALEVTARLSFMLSGAQLGITVTALLVGYVAEPYLGAGLAELLGGAGVSTTVSLPLSVALALTIATVVQMVLGELAPKNLAIARAEGLARALSRSTLIYLKVAGPLITLFDRAAVRLLRRIGIEPIEELPSGATPEDLEQIIAESREEGHLDAEMSDLLDRGLDFRELTAGEAMVPRVHVHTVRAHEPVSRIVELLDTGHSRFPVRGAEGVDDLVGVVGIADVLGVPPARRGSTPVSAVAVPPLLVPETLPLPTVLDRLRSGHRQLACVVDEYGGFAGVITLEDLAEELVGPIRDEDDPPERSPARQADGSWIVPARWRIDEVADSTGIALPEAPEYDTLSGLVMRELGRVPEVGDRLEITLPADGEEPAERPKALVEVLAVDRHVADSVRLRMAGGTGTEEAR; translated from the coding sequence GTGTTGATCGTCGTCGGTCTCGTACTCATCATCGTCCTCACCGCCGCCACCGGGTACTTCGTGGCGCAGGAGTTCGGCTACGTCGCGGTGGACCGCGGCAAGCTCAAGCAACGCGCCGACGACGGTGACCCGGCGTCCGCCCGGGCGCTGGAGGTCACCGCCCGGCTCTCCTTCATGCTCTCCGGCGCCCAGCTCGGCATCACCGTCACCGCCCTGCTCGTCGGTTACGTCGCCGAGCCGTACCTGGGCGCCGGGCTGGCCGAGCTGCTCGGCGGCGCCGGGGTCTCCACGACGGTCAGCCTGCCGCTCTCGGTCGCGCTGGCCCTGACCATCGCCACCGTGGTGCAGATGGTCCTCGGTGAGCTGGCCCCGAAGAACCTGGCCATCGCCCGCGCCGAGGGCCTGGCCCGGGCGCTGAGCCGCTCCACCCTGATCTACCTGAAGGTCGCCGGCCCGCTGATCACGCTGTTCGACCGGGCCGCGGTGCGACTGCTGCGCCGGATCGGCATCGAGCCGATCGAGGAGCTGCCCAGCGGCGCCACCCCGGAGGACCTGGAACAGATCATCGCCGAGTCCCGCGAGGAGGGGCACCTCGACGCCGAGATGTCCGACCTGCTCGACCGGGGGCTCGACTTCCGGGAGCTGACCGCCGGGGAGGCCATGGTCCCCCGGGTCCACGTGCACACCGTACGGGCCCACGAGCCGGTCAGCCGGATCGTCGAGCTGCTCGACACCGGTCACTCCCGGTTCCCGGTGCGCGGCGCCGAGGGGGTGGACGACCTGGTCGGTGTGGTCGGCATCGCCGACGTGCTGGGCGTACCCCCGGCGCGGCGGGGCAGCACCCCGGTCAGCGCGGTGGCCGTACCCCCGTTGCTGGTGCCGGAGACCCTGCCGCTGCCGACGGTGCTGGACCGGCTGCGGTCCGGACACCGGCAGCTCGCCTGCGTGGTCGACGAGTACGGCGGCTTCGCCGGCGTGATCACGCTGGAGGACCTCGCCGAGGAGCTGGTCGGCCCGATCCGCGACGAGGACGACCCGCCGGAGCGGTCGCCCGCGCGGCAGGCCGACGGCTCCTGGATCGTGCCGGCCCGCTGGCGGATCGACGAGGTGGCCGACAGCACCGGCATCGCGCTGCCCGAGGCCCCCGAGTACGACACCCTCTCCGGCCTGGTGATGCGTGAGCTGGGACGGGTGCCCGAGGTCGGTGACCGGCTGGAGATCACCCTGCCCGCCGACGGCGAGGAGCCGGCCGAACGGCCGAAGGCCCTCGTCGAGGTGCTCGCGGTGGACCGGCACGTCGCCGACTCGGTCCGGCTGCGGATGGCCGGCGGCACGGGGACGGAGGAGGCCCGATGA
- a CDS encoding monovalent cation/H+ antiporter complex subunit F has translation MTVVLAVVLTVLLSVTALLALARIYRGPSLLDRVIAADLLLATMLGAVGAEAAVNRHATTLPVLVVLAMLGFVGSVALVRFAVREEA, from the coding sequence ATGACCGTCGTCCTCGCCGTCGTGCTGACCGTGCTGCTGTCGGTCACCGCGCTGCTGGCCCTGGCCCGGATCTACCGGGGCCCGTCCCTGCTCGACCGGGTGATCGCCGCCGACCTGCTGCTCGCCACCATGCTCGGCGCGGTGGGCGCCGAGGCGGCCGTCAACCGGCACGCCACCACACTGCCCGTGCTGGTGGTGCTCGCCATGCTCGGCTTCGTCGGCTCGGTGGCGCTGGTCCGCTTCGCCGTCCGGGAGGAGGCGTGA
- a CDS encoding Na+/H+ antiporter subunit D — MTALVPLPVVVPLLGAALTLILAPWPRAQRTVSVVALAANLLVASLLLVEAYRNGPVVVQVGGWPAPVGIVLIADQLAALMLVVSSAVTLCVLLYSIGQGRSETSESAPVSIFHPTYLVLTAGITNAFLAGDLFNLFVGFEMLLAASFVLITLGGTETRIRTGSTYVVVSVLSSLIFLAATGLVYAATGTLNMAQLAARLDALPDGVRLGLQLTLLLAFGIKAAVFPLSAWLPDSYPTAPAPVTAVFAGLLTKVGVYAIIRTETLLFPGGDVSGLLMVVAGLTMVIGVLGAVAQSDLKRLFSFTLVSHIGYMIFGVALSTAAALSGAIFYVVHHITVQTTLFLVAGLVEERAGSTDLRRLGGLARITPLLAVLFFVPAMNLAGIPPFSGFLGKLGLLQAGVAVGGPLPWVLVAAGTLTSLLTLYAASRVWNIAFWRAPRLATAEPVVRLPQLMVGATVALVALGLVLTLAAGPLFRVTADAAADLRLRTPYVEAVLPGGAR; from the coding sequence GTGACCGCCCTCGTCCCGCTGCCGGTGGTGGTGCCGCTGCTCGGGGCGGCCCTCACCCTGATCCTGGCGCCCTGGCCCCGGGCGCAGCGGACGGTCAGCGTGGTGGCGCTCGCCGCCAACCTGCTCGTCGCGTCGCTGCTGCTGGTCGAGGCGTACCGGAACGGCCCGGTGGTGGTGCAGGTGGGTGGCTGGCCGGCGCCGGTGGGGATCGTGCTCATCGCTGACCAGTTGGCCGCGCTGATGCTGGTGGTCTCCTCGGCGGTGACCCTGTGCGTGCTGCTCTACTCCATCGGGCAGGGCCGCAGCGAGACCAGCGAGTCGGCGCCGGTGAGCATCTTCCACCCGACCTACCTGGTGCTGACCGCCGGCATCACCAACGCCTTCCTCGCGGGTGACCTGTTCAACCTCTTCGTCGGCTTCGAGATGCTGCTCGCCGCGAGCTTCGTGCTGATCACGCTGGGCGGGACCGAGACCCGGATCCGCACCGGCTCGACGTACGTCGTGGTCAGCGTCCTGTCCTCGCTGATCTTCCTGGCCGCGACGGGCCTGGTGTACGCGGCCACCGGCACCCTCAACATGGCGCAGCTCGCCGCCCGGCTCGACGCGCTGCCCGACGGCGTACGGCTGGGGTTGCAACTGACGCTGCTGCTCGCCTTCGGGATCAAGGCGGCGGTCTTCCCGCTCTCCGCCTGGTTGCCGGACAGCTACCCGACCGCGCCGGCCCCGGTGACCGCCGTCTTCGCCGGCCTGCTCACCAAGGTCGGCGTGTACGCCATCATCCGCACCGAGACGCTGCTCTTCCCCGGCGGGGACGTCTCCGGGCTGCTCATGGTGGTCGCCGGGCTGACCATGGTGATCGGTGTGCTGGGCGCGGTGGCCCAGTCGGACCTGAAGCGGCTCTTCTCGTTCACCCTGGTCAGCCACATCGGTTACATGATCTTCGGGGTGGCGCTGAGCACCGCCGCCGCGCTCTCCGGCGCGATCTTCTACGTGGTGCACCACATCACCGTCCAGACCACCCTCTTCCTGGTCGCCGGTCTGGTCGAGGAGCGGGCCGGCAGCACCGACCTGCGTCGGCTCGGCGGTCTGGCGCGGATCACCCCGCTGCTGGCGGTGCTCTTCTTCGTCCCCGCGATGAACCTCGCCGGCATCCCGCCCTTCTCCGGCTTCCTCGGCAAGCTGGGCCTGCTCCAGGCCGGCGTGGCCGTCGGCGGCCCGCTGCCCTGGGTGCTGGTGGCCGCCGGCACCCTGACCAGCCTGCTCACCCTCTACGCGGCGTCGCGGGTGTGGAACATCGCCTTCTGGCGGGCGCCCCGGCTGGCCACCGCCGAACCGGTGGTGCGGCTGCCGCAGCTCATGGTCGGGGCCACCGTCGCCCTGGTGGCGCTCGGACTGGTGCTCACCCTCGCCGCCGGTCCGCTCTTCCGCGTCACCGCCGACGCCGCGGCCGACCTGCGGCTGCGCACCCCGTACGTGGAGGCCGTCCTGCCGGGCGGCGCGCGGTGA
- a CDS encoding Na+/H+ antiporter subunit E: MTPPPPPGRFGRWRDQAIALGWLIAVWNLLWGEVTWANLVGGTLVGAAVLLFFPLPPVSFGGRLRPRALLVLAGTFVVELVSASVHVAAIAVRPGYRPRGAIIGVRLRVRSDLNLALTAELLSLVPGTLIVEVDRDAGVLYVHVLDVRGPQDLTGSRDRVLAVEQRVVRAIGSDAELRQLCTDPAAPSTDPADRRSET; the protein is encoded by the coding sequence GTGACCCCGCCCCCGCCGCCCGGCCGGTTCGGCCGCTGGCGGGACCAGGCGATCGCGCTGGGCTGGCTGATCGCCGTGTGGAACCTGCTCTGGGGCGAGGTCACCTGGGCCAACCTGGTGGGCGGGACGCTGGTCGGCGCGGCGGTGCTGCTCTTCTTCCCGCTCCCGCCGGTCTCCTTCGGCGGCCGGCTGCGGCCCAGGGCGCTGCTGGTCCTGGCCGGCACGTTCGTCGTCGAACTGGTCAGCGCCAGCGTCCACGTCGCCGCGATCGCGGTCCGCCCCGGCTACCGGCCCCGGGGCGCGATCATCGGGGTACGGCTGCGGGTGCGCAGCGACCTCAACCTGGCGCTCACCGCCGAACTGCTCTCCCTGGTCCCCGGCACCCTGATCGTCGAGGTGGACCGCGACGCCGGGGTGCTCTACGTGCACGTGCTCGACGTGCGGGGGCCGCAGGACCTGACCGGCAGCCGCGACCGGGTCCTCGCCGTCGAGCAGCGTGTCGTCCGGGCGATCGGCTCCGACGCGGAGCTGCGCCAGCTCTGCACCGATCCCGCCGCCCCCTCCACCGATCCCGCCGACCGGAGGTCCGAGACATGA
- a CDS encoding hemolysin family protein, translated as MSPTVALLVSVLLLALNGFFVAAEFALVAAKRYRLEQSAAGGGRAARAALDGVRELSLMLAGAQLGITLCTLGLGALAEPAIEHLLSPLLHAVGLPDAASHVIALVLALGLVTFLHLVVGEMAPKSWAITDAERSALLLALPFRAFARIARPVLSALNALANAMLRLVGVQQQDQLAQVHGPDELRILLEQSREHGMLGAEQHQLLTSMLELQGTTVADVMEPFDRIVTVRRDDSAERIEQVSRDSGRSRLAVLDPSGEVCGLVHVREAVRAVTTGRPATAGELMTRAFTLPAASSVTEAVAAMRADQAQLALVRNGGGPTRPIGFVALEDLLEEVIGEFDDETDPVPRGRRMR; from the coding sequence ATGAGCCCCACCGTCGCCCTGCTGGTCTCCGTGCTGCTGCTCGCGCTCAACGGCTTCTTCGTGGCCGCCGAGTTCGCGCTGGTGGCCGCGAAGCGCTACCGGCTGGAGCAGTCCGCCGCCGGCGGTGGCCGGGCTGCCCGCGCCGCCCTGGACGGGGTCCGCGAGCTGTCGCTGATGCTGGCCGGCGCCCAGCTCGGCATCACCCTGTGCACCCTGGGCCTCGGCGCCCTGGCCGAACCGGCGATCGAGCACCTGCTCAGCCCGCTGCTGCACGCGGTCGGGCTGCCGGACGCGGCCAGCCACGTGATCGCCCTGGTCCTCGCCCTCGGCTTGGTGACCTTCCTGCACCTGGTGGTCGGCGAGATGGCCCCGAAGTCGTGGGCGATCACCGACGCCGAGCGGTCGGCGCTGCTGCTGGCCCTGCCGTTCCGGGCCTTCGCCCGGATCGCCCGCCCGGTGCTGTCGGCGCTCAACGCGCTGGCGAACGCGATGCTGCGGCTGGTCGGCGTGCAGCAGCAGGACCAGCTCGCCCAGGTGCACGGCCCGGACGAGCTGCGCATCCTGCTGGAACAGTCCCGTGAGCACGGCATGCTCGGCGCCGAGCAGCACCAGCTGCTGACCAGCATGCTGGAGTTGCAGGGCACCACCGTCGCCGACGTGATGGAGCCCTTCGACCGGATCGTCACGGTCCGCCGGGACGACTCCGCCGAGCGCATCGAGCAGGTCAGCCGCGACAGCGGCCGGTCCCGGCTCGCCGTGCTCGACCCGTCCGGCGAGGTCTGCGGCCTGGTCCACGTACGGGAGGCGGTGCGGGCCGTCACCACCGGCCGGCCGGCGACCGCGGGTGAGCTGATGACCCGCGCGTTCACCCTGCCGGCGGCCTCGTCGGTCACCGAGGCGGTGGCCGCGATGCGGGCCGACCAGGCCCAGTTGGCGCTGGTCCGCAACGGCGGCGGCCCGACCCGGCCGATCGGGTTCGTGGCGCTGGAGGACCTGCTGGAAGAGGTCATCGGCGAGTTCGACGACGAAACCGACCCGGTGCCGCGCGGGCGGCGCATGCGCTGA